In the genome of Shewanella denitrificans OS217, the window ACCTGTCAGGAAAGAGACCATCGAATCTAGAAGGATCGACTGCGTAAGTAATTATCGCAAAGTGCTGTAATTTGCATAGAAGATCAATCCCTTTAGGGGATGGTTTCGGGTGTATAAAATTGATTAACTTTAGTGATTCCAACGCAAAACCTTCCTTGAAATATAATGCCTTAGTATTAGCACAAATGCCGATCGACATCCTAAGATAGTTTATAAAATTTTATGCTGGGTGGCACCGTTAATTCGCAGGTTGGTTAAGCTAATCTCAAAATACACATAAAAAAACGGCCCTCTGTGGGCCGTTTTTTTTGCTCTGCTGACGCCATGGAATGAATGGCCGTCTCGCAACACCTCATGGAGAAACGCCATAGCTCACCTTTTTAGCTTTTTTGTTTGCTGTTAATTTAAAAGCATAAAACAAAAAATTTTAAACTGGATGATACCGAAGAACATGGCATACGGACTCGCCATGACACCTCACTCATCGACACGCGTGCTTTTTGAAAACAGAAGGTACCTGTAGCTCACTTCGACGTCCAATTTCTTAAACAAGAAGTAGACGGTCACTTCACGAAACATCATGGTTCACCTATTTAGCTTTGGTGTAATCTGTTAACTTAAAAACATAAAGCGAAAATTTCATGCTGGGGAATTTAAAATGGGTTACACCATTAATTCAGCTTGCACGTAAATCAACTTTGAGCAGCCATTTTTTTAAATTTTATTCTGCCCATTAGCTAAGCCAGTTCAGACGACTAACCTATTCCTGATAATTCACTCAAACCAGGAAAGTTATTAATAGGACTACGAAAAAACCATCCAGTAAACAACATAAGACCAAGGGAAATAGCATCAATTAACCATACAAACACTGTAATTTGATACTTTTTCTTGTTTGGCCAACGTTCCCATTTGGCTTCAACTAACTTGAAGGACTTGCCATTTGTTGTTTTGCCATAAATAAACCTCTCTATAGTTAGTATTCCTAGAGCACCTATTATTAAAGCTCCACCCTTTTCAATAGATGTAAAGTGCACCACTATTATAATGAATGACGCTAGCCATAAAACCAATGGCAGAGAAACGCAACGTTTCGTATATATATCAATATTAACATCGCAATGATTCTTTATATGTTGTAACTTAGCTAAATAAGCTAAAGCATAGGCATTTTCAAACACTACTTACCTCTATGGCATTCAATTATTTTTGCCAGTCATTGTAAAACAATAACATTACGCTATTTTTGGATGTGTTCAAGTAAGGTTAAGGCATTTTACAGATTGAAGGTCGATACGATGTGAACTTATGACTTCTGATTAGCTAAATAGGTGGATTTCATTAATAAAATAAAACGACAACGTCACGCTGGGTGGCACAGTTAATTGTTATCGCCGAACTCGACTTGACCCGTTTTTTATATTGGTCACCCTCGTTATAAGCTGCGGTTGTCGAGATCATTTCGAGTAACTGCTCACCAAGGTAGATTTCTAAGGTTAAAAACTTTATCCACTTCCAAAGCGATATATTTTCGCTTCTCCCCCTAAAAATCAGTGAAAAGATACTATCTCTCAAACTGTGTCCTCCTATCTGAATAACAAGATCTGGCCTGCCATGGTAAAACACTGAAATTCAGCATACAGGCTTGCCATAGCATTCACTCAACAACACGCAGCAAGTATCTCCATGTATGATCGAACATCCCGTCCATGGGATGAACGGTCGTCTCGCAAATTGCCATGGTTCACCTTTTTAGCTTCTGTGTAACCTATTAACTTAAAAGCATAAAACACAAACTTTACGCTGGGTGGCACCGTTAATTGTTTATTTTGTCTAAGATCGTACACTAGTGTAATAATAAGTGATAATTTCTACGCACAACGAAGTATGCTTCCCGTAACATTTTCAAATGCTCTATTTGGGCCGCCGTTGAGTTAAAAGTAAGCGTAACATCACCTCGCCCCATTATAATATCGAAATCGGTATCGAACGAATCTCCCTCATTCTTCCGATAGTAGTTGTAAAACTCTTCAGGTATTGGCACACATACGATTTTTCCCGATTTAAGGTATATTCCAATATGACAGATGGGCATTTTAACGGGTTTACGAAGATATTTTATCTGTAACGGCGAAACAGAGTAATCATACGGTATAAAATCGTCATATAAACCAGCCATATTAGAGAAATCAATTTAAAACTCTTCAACGCTATCATTAGTGGCAATTGCTATATTTAGTTCGTCACCTTGAAGGGGGAAAATGTCTGCATTGCTAGAATGGACCAAGTAACCATAGTTGTTATCGTTAAACTCTGGTTCACACCAGAAAGCCTTCTTTTTTACGACTCGAACATGATCAACTTCAACTACAGAATCCTTATGATTTCTAAGTCTCAATTTTAACGAATTGTTTTTCACTATCACATTAGCTTTAATGCTTGGGCGCTTCTGGTACCACCAAAAAATAAAAGGAATGATTGCGCCGAATACACTGACATAAGGAGCCATATTGATTAATGTAGTCACAAAATTCATTCCAACCCTCTTCGTTTTTCAGCGGTGGTTAAGTATAGGCAAGCACAAGATAACAGAAAAAAAGATGTGCGAGAAAGATGAGATGCGTGAACTTATATCATTTAGAAACAAATAGTGCTGCTGCAAGACTGTCCATGCCAAGAAGTAGCTAAAGTTTCTTGACCTTGTTATATTTGGTCTCTCCCGCCATTGTTTGGCCTAAGCACTAAATACAACAATGGACCTATAGAAACAAATATTAAAGTTAGTACAGCATAAGGCAACCAGTGTTTGATTGTTTTACCTCTATTCTTAATATCTTGATACATCCAAACTAGCGCTAGAATAGCCATAATATACAAATCCATGACGACCTGTGCTGTATCTGGGCTTGATATTAATTGATAGCCGAAACTGAGGAGTGATTGTTCTGCAATAGTCATCGTATAACCTGTGTAACCTGCAAACAAAACCAATAAGATGAGAGATACTGCCCTAATATTCAAAATTCAATTCCCTATGATGCCCAGTATTTTAAATTATACATTTTAGTATTTATGTGCTGTTTGCAAGGCATAAATCACGTGCTGGACTTAGCCGATGCCACCACAACGTACATATTTAGGTTCATGCTATAGCAATTCTCTTATTTTCGGTAGATGTTTTTTAGAACAAATGTCAGTTAATCTGTTGTTCTAATTACAACTCTCTAGGTATATTCCATGATAAATCATCATTTTCAATCACCCTTTAATGCCCTTCTACGCTAATGCCACGACATTAAGACCCAACGTTATCTATTTGAGCTAAATGAGCATACTGATGCTAATGGAGGGTATTGGACTGAATGGCTCGAGTGCGTGAGCAGCAGGGATGCTGCGCCCGAGCCCATAGGGACATGTTGACGGCGTCACTCGGGACGTTAGTCCAATGGCCGAGATCACCTAAGCATTTTAATAAGTTCCCTTATTAAATTCAGAAACATAAATATCCTAGGCTGGCATTCAGCCAAAGCAAAACCCCAAGAAGTGCTAACTTCTTGGGGTTTTGTGGTCTCATAAACACTGCCACCAGCATGCGAAGTGGCAGGTTTATTGCGTCATAATTAACGCAAGATTATAAAAGCCAGGCGCGGTAGCTGCGGCCCTTAAGCTTACCTTTGTTCAATTTATTCAGCGCTTGATTAGACACATTGCGCTTTACTGCCACATAGGCGCGAATATCCGTTACCTTGATTTTACCGATATCGTTGGCATCTAACCCGTTATCACCAGTAAGGGCACCGACTATGTCGCCAGGGCGAATTTTCTGCTTCTTGCCGCCTTCAATTTGAATGGTCACCATGTTGGCCGCCAGCGGGGTTTTATTTAGCACGTTCAAGCCTGGCAAGGCTTCGGTGACTATTTCAATATTTAACATTTCTTCAATCATGGCGACCTTATAGCCGTCATCATGCCCGATAAAACTGTAGGCGGCGCCGGTACTGCCAGCACGGCCTGTACGGCCAATGCGGTGAAGATGCACTTCGGCATCATAGGCTAGGTGGAAGTTAAATACCGCATCTAAGGCATCGATATCTAAGCCGCGAGCCGCCACATCGGTGGCCACCAGAATACGTGCGCTCTGGTTGGCAAATTGCAGTAACATTTGATCGCGATCCCTTTGCTCCAGATCCCCATGCAGTGCCAGCACACTAAAGCCAAACTCGGCTAATTCATCAGCCACCTGCTGAGTCTCACGTTTGGTATTGCAAAATACCACCGCACTTTCAGGTTGCTCACTGAGCAGCAATAAACGCAGCGCTTCTAGGCGTGATTTGTTGTCTTCAAGCTGATAGAAATGTTGTTCTATGCTGATGGCGTCATGGGTCGACTCGACTTTGACCATCACAGGCTTGTACATTATCTCATCGGCAATGGATTTAATTTGATCTGGGAAGGTGGCGCTGAATAACAGCGTCTGACGCTCACGGGGAGTTTGCTCAATAATGGCATCTATGTGATCTTGAAAGCCCATTTCTAGCATGCGATCCGCTTCATCGAGCACTAGCATGTTCACATTGCTTAAATCTAAACGGTTGCGATCTAAATGATCGATTATGCGCCCTGGAGTGCCAACAATAATATGGGCACCATGTTCAAGGGAGCCCACTTGTGGCCCCATAGGGACGCCGCCACACAAGGTTAATACCTTGATATTGTGAATGCCGCGAGCCAAGGTGCGGATCTCCTTGGCGACTTGGTCGGCCAACTCACGCGTTGGGCACATGACCAAGGTCTGAATGCGAAAACGCTTCACATCCAATTTATTCAACAAACCTAAGCCGAAAGCGGCAGTCTTACCCGAGCCGGTTTTGCCTTGGCCAATCACATCATCACCGGCCAAAATTGGCGGTAAGCTCTGAGCTTGGATTTGAGTCATGGATTCATAACCCATGGTCTTGAGGTTCTCAAGCAGTTCAGTTTTAAGGGAAAGCGATGAAAACGCCGTGTTAGCGACTATTGGGCTGTCTGAGTTACTCAAGGTCATATCCTGTATGGCAGAAAACAAAGGGCCAAAACATCGAATAATGCTCTGGCCTGATGGCGCCTATTGTAGCAAGCTTAACGGGGTTTTGCTGGTTTATCTTTGCCATGACTTGGGCTTTTTAAGCCCATGTGGTTAGCTTATTTTGCCAAACTTGCCTTGCTGATAATCGCTAATGGCTTGGTTTATTTCGGCTTGGGTGTTCATCACAAACGGGCCGTGATGGACGATGTCCTCAGCAATTTTAGTGCCGGCAAGCAAGAGTAATCCTGCGCCTTCGCTTGAGGCCTTAAGCCTGATGCTCGCTTGACTGTCTAATATCAAGAGTTGCCCCGCGCTCGCTAGCGCTTCATTGCCTGTCTTGTCTTGATAAATCAGCTCGCCCTGATACAGATAAAGGTTAACCGTTTGATGCTGCGACAGTGCTAATTCAGCCACGCCTTGTGACGTTAATGTCACGTCAGCAATGGCGCCATTGGCGGCCAAACCAGTTAATAGACCATCCACAAATCCAGTATTTTCTGCAAAAGTCCATTGACCCGCTAAGGCCTTTAATACGGCGCCTGTGCTATTAGATATCTGTGGGATAGCCTGCCCTGCTGTATCTTGATAACGGGCTGGGCGCATCTTGTCTTTAGCGGGCATGTTTATCCAAATCTGGAAGCCATGCAGGCCCTCATTGTTCTCAATGAGCGGCATTTCAGAGTGAATAACCCCGCTGCCTGTGCTCATCCACTGAGCGTCGCCGCTGCGAATGGCTTTGACATTGCCCAGTTGATCTTTGTGCTCGAAACCGCCCTTCAATATATAGGTGAAGGTCTCTATGCCTCTGTGAGGATGAGGCGGAAACCCACCGATAAAATCTTGCTCATCATTAGATTTAAGTTCATCGACCATCAAGTAAGGATCGAAGCGTTGCAAATTAAAGTCGGCAACTCGGCGAATATTGACGCCGTCTCCGTCCATGGCTGGGCGGGCATTAAAACTGTGAGTGACGTTCATGGATTATCCCCTTAGGTATGAATGACTGCTTGAGCCAACGTAATTGAGCCATAGTGATTGAAGCACGGCTTCAAGCTATAGACTCAGGTTAACACCCACTTAAGCGAATGAAAAACGCAAAAAATATCAAATTACATTCTAAAAAATCGAACCGTAAAGCATGGAGAATAAAAATGCCCTAAAAGTTAATTTAGGGCATTGAGTGCAAATGCGAAGTACGCTCTATGGATGATTAAGGAGTATCAGGAGGGCTTACAAGCCGACTTCAGTGCCATCGAGTTTACGAATAACCACAGTCGCCGCCCTTGGACGCACGCTGGTGCCTGCTGGGGTCACTTCGGCGGCATTATCTGAGTATGGCCAGTTATCAGGATGCTGAATATTGGCAAACACGCTGGTGTAGTCTGGCGTAATAGCAAAGCCTGTTACTTCACAGCCATTGGGGCCCACAAAGAAACGCTTGAGTTCGGCTTGATTATCGGCATTTAACACTTGCTGCTTGTCACTGCTGTCTCGAAGGCGGGATGGCACTATAGCGAGCATTTGATCGTTAGTATCATCTTCGACTTCATCGGCGCCGTTATCGGTTTGTACCCACAAGATGCCGCGGTTATCAAAAGCTAAGCCGTCTGGGCTGGCAAACTGATTTAAGTCGGTAAGTCCAGAGACATTCGTTTGCGCATCAGCATCCGCTGGCGAGCCAAAGACAAAAATATCCCAGCTAAATTCTGTGTCTTTATCGCCTTCATCCCAGCGAATAATGTGGCCGAAGTTATTTTTAAGCCTTGGGTTGGCGGCATTGGTTTCTGTGCGCTTAGAATTATTGGTCAGAGTTAGGTATACACTGCCAGTGAAAGGGTCTACCGTGCACCACTCGGGTCTATCCATGGGGGTTGCCCCCACAAGGTCCGCAGCCCCAGCGGTATTGAGTATGATGGCCGCTAAGGTATCAAAGCTGTCCCCTAAGGTTTTGCCCTCTGTGGTTAGGCTATCTAAGGTCAAAGGAAGCCATTCACCCACGCCATCTTCAGAGAATTTGGCCACATAAAGCGTGCCATCATTCATGTACTTGTCGCCTGTGCTTAAGCGATTGCTTGTCTTGGCATCGGCCTCATCCCACAGGGCATTTGAGACATATTTGTACAGGTATTCAAAGCGTGAGTCGTGACCTGAGTAAAACACGACAGGTTTGCCCACTG includes:
- a CDS encoding DUF2834 domain-containing protein, with translation MNIRAVSLILLVLFAGYTGYTMTIAEQSLLSFGYQLISSPDTAQVVMDLYIMAILALVWMYQDIKNRGKTIKHWLPYAVLTLIFVSIGPLLYLVLRPNNGGRDQI
- the dbpA gene encoding ATP-dependent RNA helicase DbpA, yielding MTLSNSDSPIVANTAFSSLSLKTELLENLKTMGYESMTQIQAQSLPPILAGDDVIGQGKTGSGKTAAFGLGLLNKLDVKRFRIQTLVMCPTRELADQVAKEIRTLARGIHNIKVLTLCGGVPMGPQVGSLEHGAHIIVGTPGRIIDHLDRNRLDLSNVNMLVLDEADRMLEMGFQDHIDAIIEQTPRERQTLLFSATFPDQIKSIADEIMYKPVMVKVESTHDAISIEQHFYQLEDNKSRLEALRLLLLSEQPESAVVFCNTKRETQQVADELAEFGFSVLALHGDLEQRDRDQMLLQFANQSARILVATDVAARGLDIDALDAVFNFHLAYDAEVHLHRIGRTGRAGSTGAAYSFIGHDDGYKVAMIEEMLNIEIVTEALPGLNVLNKTPLAANMVTIQIEGGKKQKIRPGDIVGALTGDNGLDANDIGKIKVTDIRAYVAVKRNVSNQALNKLNKGKLKGRSYRAWLL
- a CDS encoding pirin family protein — its product is MNVTHSFNARPAMDGDGVNIRRVADFNLQRFDPYLMVDELKSNDEQDFIGGFPPHPHRGIETFTYILKGGFEHKDQLGNVKAIRSGDAQWMSTGSGVIHSEMPLIENNEGLHGFQIWINMPAKDKMRPARYQDTAGQAIPQISNSTGAVLKALAGQWTFAENTGFVDGLLTGLAANGAIADVTLTSQGVAELALSQHQTVNLYLYQGELIYQDKTGNEALASAGQLLILDSQASIRLKASSEGAGLLLLAGTKIAEDIVHHGPFVMNTQAEINQAISDYQQGKFGKIS